From a single Eretmochelys imbricata isolate rEreImb1 chromosome 13, rEreImb1.hap1, whole genome shotgun sequence genomic region:
- the LOC144273859 gene encoding olfactory receptor 5AP2-like has protein sequence MEKVEGRNQTPIVEFILLGFGNVPELQPLLFLVFLVIFIVTVAGNILIIALVVTDQHLHIPMYFFLGNLSCLETCYTSTILPRLLVSLLTGDRSISVKGCILQLYLFGVMSSTECLLLMAMSYDRYVAICNPLRYAALMNGRVCFQLVAGSWISSFVGCAIIHIFFFRLTFCNSKEIDHFFCDFSPMIKLSCDDTQTLQLVTFTISAIGTLVPCLLTLTSYICIIATILRIPSTTGRQKAFSTCSSHLIVVTVFYGTLITVYVVPTANTLKVLHKLFSVFYTVLTPMINPVIYSLRNKEVNESLRKAILKLIASRKGIEP, from the coding sequence ATGGAGAAAGTGGAAGGAAGAAATCAAACACCCATCGTGGAATTCATCCTTTTAGGATTTGGGAATgtccctgagctgcagcccctTCTCTTCCTCGTGTTTCTAGTGATCTTCATTGTgactgtggcagggaacatcctCATTATTGCGCTAGTTGTgactgatcagcaccttcacatccccatgtacttcttcctggggaacttgtcctgcttggagacctgctacacctccaccatcctgcctagGCTGCTGgtcagtctcctgactggggacagatccATTTCTGTTAAGGGCTGCATTCTGCAATTATACTTATTTGGTGTCATGTCATCTACAGAATGTCTGCTGCTCATGgcaatgtcttatgatcggtatgtAGCGATATGCAATCCACTCCGTTATGCTGCTCTGATGAATGGCAGGGTTTGTTTCCAGTTAGTGGCAGGATCCTGGATAAGTAGCTTTGTGGGCTGCGCCATaatacatattttctttttccGATTAACGTTCTGTAATTCCAAAGAAATTGatcatttcttttgtgatttttcaCCCATGATTAAGCTGTCCTGTGATGACACCCAGACGCTTCAACTGGTAACATTTACTATCTCTGCCATAGGGACACTTGTGCCCTGTCTACTGACCCTGACATCCTACATTTGTATCAtcgccaccatcctgagaatcccttccaccacagggaggcaaaaggccttttccacctgctcctctcacctcattgtggttaCAGTTTTCTATGGGACACTGATTACTGTCTATGTGGTTCCAACAGCTAATACTCTCAAGGTCCTACACAAACTATTTTCTGTCTTCtacacagtcctgactcccatgATCAATCCtgtcatctacagcctgagaaacaaagaggtcaATGAGTCCCTGAGAAAAGCTATTCTTAAACTGATTGCTTCCAGAAAAGGCATAGAACCTTAA
- the LOC144273896 gene encoding olfactory receptor 10C1-like yields MEKAEGRNQTPIVEFILLGFGNVPELQPLLFLVFLVIFIVTVAGNILIVALVVTDCHLHTPMYFFLGNLSCLEICYTSTLLPRLLASLLTGDRTISVKGCILQTYFFGILSATESLLLAAMSYDRYLAICNPLRYAALMNGRVCCQLVAGSWISSFLGCTTINIFLFESKFCDSKGIDHFFCDFSPVIKLSCGDTQAVQVLTFIVSAIGTFVPCLLVLTSYIRIITTILRIPSTTGRQKAFSTCSSHLIVVIVYYGTLITVYVVPTANTHKVLHKLFSVFYTVLTPMINPVIYSLRNKEVTESLRKAILKLIAFRKDIEP; encoded by the coding sequence atggagaaagcagaaggaagaaATCAAACACCAATCGTGGAATTCATCCTTTTAGGATTTGGGAATGTCCCTGAACTGCAGCCCCTTCTCTTCCTCGTGTTTCTAGTGATCTTCATTGTgactgtggcagggaacattCTCATTGTTGCACTAGTTGTGACTGAttgccaccttcacacccccatgtacttcttcctggggaacttgtcctgcctgGAGATCTGCTACACCTCCACCTTGCTACCCAGGCTGCTGGCCAgcctcctgactggggacagaaccatttctgttaAGGGCTGCATTTTGCAAACATATTTCTTTGGTATTCTGTCAGCTACAGAATCTCTCCTGCTTGCGgcaatgtcttatgatcggtactTAGCGATATGCAATCCACTCCGTTATGCTGCTCTGATGAATGGCAGGGTTTGTTGCCAGCTAGTGGCAGGATCCTGGATAAGTAGCTTTCTAGGCTGCACcacaataaatattttcttgttcGAATCAAAGTTTTGTGATTCAAAAGGaattgaccatttcttttgtgatttttcaCCCGTGATAAAGCTGTCCTGTGGCGATACCCAGGCTGTGCAAGTGCTGACATTTATTGTCTCTGCCATAGGGACATTTGTGCCATGTCTACTGGTCCTGACATCCTATATTCGTATCATcaccaccatcctgagaatcccttccaccacagggaggcaaaaggccttttccacctgctcctctcacctcattgtggttaTAGTTTACTATGGGACACTGATTACTGTCTATGTGGTTCCAACAGCTAACACTCACAAGGTCCTACACAAACTCTTCTCTGTCTTCtacacagtcctgactcccatgATCAACCCtgtcatctacagcctgagaaacaaggaggTCACTGAGTCCCTGAGAAAAGCTATTCTTAAACTGATTGCTTTCAGAAAAGACATAGAACCTTAA